A section of the Drosophila subobscura isolate 14011-0131.10 chromosome A, UCBerk_Dsub_1.0, whole genome shotgun sequence genome encodes:
- the LOC117893227 gene encoding Ca(2+)/calmodulin-responsive adenylate cyclase isoform X2, translating to MNIGQEKHPHLHPHPQQQQQQQQQQHSHPQAKQQQQQQQQQQQHLQTNNSRLQDLASPPPPGSASASPSSGAIPIDYPYLLGYRLPLNHGHERHPTHHLQHHHQHHQQQQQQQQHHHHHHLHQHPSIGNLRRSSSSSPVPVPVPMVMTPSRRSSPPLPLPLTLPLRHPLNLNHSHNHNHNHNHNHNSHTNANVGSSHQSMSAHFSSLAHAQLHLQSQLHQKLSAASYFRNPSPSPSTDNNNTTNTNSSSSSRNPAACSTAPASTAVSPPATSMSTAQMNPLSDLQNMQPFDFRKISTASLGAFSTPLPPSPTEFVHHHQQHLQQQAVQQAAVLAQARRRISEASTPGEKSAAVAAAAAAAAAAAAQSNQFFSAMAMAGHPLPYHLPPPPPPPPPPQQSSQSSSSTQSQSNQTSGDRSEMGHGHGHSHGHGHGHGHSHSHSHSHGNHSPSHNHSHQYQHPHQHPQQHQHQHPHPHQQHSHSHSHHQKSSTGGGGDESSGKSSRHLDKGSNSCSSSTASGSGSGSGSGSGGSGGSGGSGSQRMTRLALSSNLRSGRKTHSPGGGGGGGGGGGGGGSKRQWGSMPANLGTQFINPVTGKKRVQCNVCLKTFCDKGALKIHFSAVHLREMHKCTVDGCSMMFSSRRSRNRHSANPNPKLHSPHLRRKISPHDGRSAQPHPLLLQAPNGIMAGLAPFGSFPLLTPPPDLRHHPAMGGGSAMDLKHGQEYLQRSYMENGGMLVGGRFDGQGPRRKALEVESHEDEDEDDDEILEVGIHMPDDDDDDDDGDADGDGDGEDDDDDPDGDGILVVGDELDSIPDRPGHGHDRDFMLDQEQEQDQDDASVSSHSHCHSQTKEQPSPGKATADGLEAMDEQRDDSPSHGHGQISASKRKRKSQNPVRCTVQSDENSCENSLDYDVAADLSIKKIRLGAAAEGAEVAGAAGAGAGATAAVGGGEEHASSAKETEMGLSSSSSSSESTKAIPSPPLTPYTTPGDGRPPPVSIKTELPDETEAEKDAGCTTLDLSRASAGTGTGIGIIKQEPLDELALGYDNDENRYLRIKQELLGTDEIQDCTGRIHNNNNNNTPPGGDLLKTLANGEEEEEEQTERETEPEPEPEPEPEPEPEPEPEPEVPIDKENPLKCTACGEIFQNHFHLKTHYQSVHLKLHHKCNIDGCNAAFPSKRSRDRHSSNLNLHRKLLSTSDDHGHLPGTCTSSAGGNDPLLDLMGLNVNLNNNKGGFGGCPPVGVVPGNIQAEILARICAGAHAHGLSVPLCIEALQHRFAVSHGHGHGHGHGHGHGQSPTTFGDGGGNANAFMGSGDPRLLLNHGGNPLLFAGLPRLPRFPQLAPHMLAAGAAAAGGLGPFCRRTSSDSNSQHSITPPVSKSSPHSQSQYLRPRSRSATPDYDMQQQQPAAASTAAEEQEAGPRQSPDRIS from the exons ATGAATATTGGTCAGGAGAAGCATCCGCACttgcatccgcatccgcagcagcagcagcagcaacaacagcagcagcattcacaTCCGCaggcaaaacaacagcagcagcagcagcagcagcaacaacaacatctacAGACCAACAACAGTCGCCTGCAGGACTTAGCGAGTCCACCGCCGCCTGGTtcggccagtgccagtccatCGTCGGGGGCCATCCCCATCGATTATCCGTATCTGCTCGGCTATCGCCTGCCGCTGAACCACGGCCATGAGAGACATCCCACGCACCAcctgcagcaccaccaccaacaccaccaacagcagcagcagcaacagcaacatcatcatcaccatcacctCCACCAGCATCCATCGATTGGCAATCTTCggcgctccagctccagctcccccgtgcccgtgcccgttcCGATGGTGATGACACCCAGTCGCCGCAGttcgccgccactgccgctacCACTGACCTTGCCGCTGCGCCATCCCCTGAACCTCAatcacagccacaaccacaaccacaaccacaatcacaatcacaattCCCATACCAACGCGAATGTGGGGAGCAGTCATCAGTCTATGAGCGCCCACTTCTCGTCGCTGGCCCACGCCCAGCTGCATCTGCAGAGCCAGCTGCACCAGAAGCTCTCGGCGGCCAGCTACTTCCGCAatccctcgccctcgccctcaacggacaacaacaacaccaccaataccaacagcagcagcagcagtcggaaTCCCGCCGCCTGCTCCACGGCCCCAGCCTCGACGGCCGTGTCCCCGCCCGCCACGAGCATGAGCACCGCCCAAATGAATCCGCTGAGCGATCTGCAGAATATGCAGCCCTTCGATTTCCGAAAGATCAGCACCGCCAGCCTGGGGGCCTTCTCCACACCACTGCCGCCCAGCCCCACCGAGTTtgtgcaccaccaccagcagcatttgcagcagcaggcggtgcaGCAGGCCGCCGTTTTGGCCCAGGCACGCCGTCGGATCAGCGAGGCCAGCACTCCGGGGGAGAAGAGTGCCGccgtggcggctgctgctgcagcagcggctgcggcagccgccCAAAGCAATCAGTTTTTCAgcgccatggccatggcggGGCACCCGTTGCCGTATCacctgccgccgcctccaccaccgccgccccCACCGCAGCAGTCGTCGCAGTCCTCGTCGTCCACGCAATCGCAGAGCAATCAGACGTCGGGCGATCGCTCCGAGATGGGTCATGGCCACGGACACAGTCACGGAcatggccacggccacggacacagtcacagtcacagtcacagtcacggCAATCATTCGCCCAGTCACAATCACAGTCACCAGTATCAGCATCCGCATCAacatccgcagcagcatcagcatcagcacccacatccgcatcagcagcattcgcattcgcattcgcaccACCAAAAATCATCCACTGGAGGGGGAGGAGACGAGTCCTCGGGCAAGTCGTCGCGTCACTTGGataaaggcagcaacagctgctcctcctccacagcGTCAGGatcgggctctggctcaggctcgggctcgggcggCTCCGGTGGCTCCGGTGGCTCGGGCTCCCAGCGCATGACCCGCCTGGCTCTGTCCTCCAACCTACGCTCTGGCCGAAAGACGCACTCGcccggcggtggcggtggcggtggtggtggcgggggAGGGGGCGGCAGCAAGCGCCAGTGGGGCTCAATGCCCGCGAATTTGGGGACGCAGTTCATCAATCCGGTGACCGGCAAGAAGCGGGTGCAGTGCAACGTCTGCCTGAAGACCTTCTGCGACAAGGGCGCCCTGAAGATTCACTTCTCGGCGGTGCATCTGCGGGAGATGCACAAGTGCACCGTCGACGGCTGCAGCATGATGTTCAGCTCGCGCAGGTCCCGCAATCGGCACAGCGCCAATCCCAATCCGAAGCTCCATTCGCCGCATCTGCGACGAAAGATCTCGCCGCACGATGGACGCTCCGCCCAGCCGCATCCGCTGCTCCTGCAGGCGCCCAACGGCATTATGGCGGGGCTGGCGCCCTTCGGCAGCTTCCCCCTGCTGACACCGCCCCCCGATCTGCGCCACCATCCGGCAATGGGCGGGGGCTCGGCCATGGATCTGAAGCACGGACAGGAGTATCTGCAGCGGTCGTACATGGAGAACGGGGGCATGCTCGTGGGCGGACGCTTCGATGGGCAGGGGCCCAGGCGCAAGGCGCTGGAGGTGGAGTCccacgaggacgaggacgaggatgatgacgaGATACTCGAGGTGGGCATCCACATgcccgacgacgacgatgacgacgacgatggggACGcagatggcgatggcgatggcgaggacgatgacgacgatcCCGACGGAGATGGCATTTTGGTGGTGGGCGACGAGCTGGACAGCATACCGGACAGGCCCGGCCATGGCCACGATCGGGACTTTATGCtggaccaggagcaggagcaggaccaggacGATGCGAGCGtctccagccacagccactgccacagtcaAACCAAAGAGCAGCCCAGCCCGGGCAAAGCGACGGCAGACGGTCTGGAGGCCATGGACGAGCAGCGCGACGACTCGcccagccatggccatggccagatCTCGGCCAGCAAGCGAAAGCGCAAGAGCCAGAATCCAGTGCGCTGCACGGTCCAGTCGGATGAGAATTCCTGCGAGAACTCCCTCGACTATGACGTGGCCGCCGATCTCTCCATCAAGAAGATTCGACTGGGCGCTGCAGCGGAGGGCGCAGAggtggcaggagcagcgggagcggGTGCGGGCGCCACAGCGGCAGTGGGTGGGGGGGAGGAGCATGCTTCATCAGCCAAAGAAACGGAAATGGGActcagcagctccagctcgagcaGCGAGTCCACCAAGGCCATTCCCTCGCCACCGCTCACGCCCTACACAACGCCGGGGGATGGCAGGCCGCCGCCGGTCAGCATCAAGACGGAGCTGCCGGACGAAACGGAGGCGGAAAAGGATGCGGGCTGCACCACGCTGGATCTCTCACGGGCTTcggctggcactggcactgggattgGGATCATCAAGCAGGAGCCGCTGGATGAGCTGGCCCTGGGCTATGATAACGATGAGAATCGCTATTTGCGCATCAAGCAGGAGCTACTCGGCACCGACGAGATTCAGGACTGTACCGGCAGGAtccacaacaataacaacaacaacacaccaCCTGGTGGGGATTTGCTCAAGACGCTGGCCAatggcgaggaggaggaggaggagcagacagAGCGCGAGACGGAACCAGAGCCCGAACCGGAACCCGAACcggagcccgagcccgagcccgaaccagagccagaggtgCCCATTGACAAGGAGAATCCACTGAAGTGCACCGCGTGTGGGGAGATCTTTCAGAATCACTTCCACCTGAAGACACACTACCAGAGCGTTCACCTGAAGCTCCACCACAAGTGCAACATCGATGGCTGCAATGCGGCATTCCCCTCGAAGCGCAGCCGCGATCGCCACAGCTCCAACCTCAATCTGCACCGGAAGCTGCTCTCGACAAGCGATGATCACGGCCACCTGCCCGGCACCTGCACCAGCAGCGCTGGCGGCAACGATCCCCTGCTGGATCTCATGGGCCTCAATGTGAatctcaacaacaacaagggcGGCTTCGGCGGCTGCCCGCCCGTGGGCGTGGTGCCCGGCAACATCCAGGCGGAGATCCTGGCACGCATCTGCGCGggtgcccatgcccatgggcTGAGCGTGCCCCTCTGCATTGAGGCACTGCAGCATCGCTTCGCGGTGAGTCATGGTCACGGCcatggccacggccacggccacggccatggGCAGTCGCCGACGACATTCGGGGATGGCggtggcaatgccaatgccttCATGGGTAGCGGCGAtccgcggctgctgctcaatcATGGCGGTAATCCGCTGCTGTTCGCCGGCTTGCCGCGACTGCCACGCTTCCCCCAGCTGGCGCCGCACATGCTGGccgcaggtgctgctgctgccggcggaCTGGGTCCATTCTGCAGACGCACCTCCTCCGACTCGAATTCGCAGCACTCGATCACGCCGCCCGTGTCGAAGAGCTCGC cccaCTCACAGTCCCAGTATTTGCGGCCACGGTCCCGCTCGGCAACGCCGGACTATGatatgcaacagcagcagcctgcgGCGGCATCAACTgcagcggaggagcaggaggcgggCCCAAGGCAGAGTCCCGATCGCATATCATGA
- the LOC117893227 gene encoding Ca(2+)/calmodulin-responsive adenylate cyclase isoform X1: protein MNIGQEKHPHLHPHPQQQQQQQQQQHSHPQAKQQQQQQQQQQQHLQTNNSRLQDLASPPPPGSASASPSSGAIPIDYPYLLGYRLPLNHGHERHPTHHLQHHHQHHQQQQQQQQHHHHHHLHQHPSIGNLRRSSSSSPVPVPVPMVMTPSRRSSPPLPLPLTLPLRHPLNLNHSHNHNHNHNHNHNSHTNANVGSSHQSMSAHFSSLAHAQLHLQSQLHQKLSAASYFRNPSPSPSTDNNNTTNTNSSSSSRNPAACSTAPASTAVSPPATSMSTAQMNPLSDLQNMQPFDFRKISTASLGAFSTPLPPSPTEFVHHHQQHLQQQAVQQAAVLAQARRRISEASTPGEKSAAVAAAAAAAAAAAAQSNQFFSAMAMAGHPLPYHLPPPPPPPPPPQQSSQSSSSTQSQSNQTSGDRSEMGHGHGHSHGHGHGHGHSHSHSHSHGNHSPSHNHSHQYQHPHQHPQQHQHQHPHPHQQHSHSHSHHQKSSTGGGGDESSGKSSRHLDKGSNSCSSSTASGSGSGSGSGSGGSGGSGGSGSQRMTRLALSSNLRSGRKTHSPGGGGGGGGGGGGGGSKRQWGSMPANLGTQFINPVTGKKRVQCNVCLKTFCDKGALKIHFSAVHLREMHKCTVDGCSMMFSSRRSRNRHSANPNPKLHSPHLRRKISPHDGRSAQPHPLLLQAPNGIMAGLAPFGSFPLLTPPPDLRHHPAMGGGSAMDLKHGQEYLQRSYMENGGMLVGGRFDGQGPRRKALEVESHEDEDEDDDEILEVGIHMPDDDDDDDDGDADGDGDGEDDDDDPDGDGILVVGDELDSIPDRPGHGHDRDFMLDQEQEQDQDDASVSSHSHCHSQTKEQPSPGKATADGLEAMDEQRDDSPSHGHGQISASKRKRKSQNPVRCTVQSDENSCENSLDYDVAADLSIKKIRLGAAAEGAEVAGAAGAGAGATAAVGGGEEHASSAKETEMGLSSSSSSSESTKAIPSPPLTPYTTPGDGRPPPVSIKTELPDETEAEKDAGCTTLDLSRASAGTGTGIGIIKQEPLDELALGYDNDENRYLRIKQELLGTDEIQDCTGRIHNNNNNNTPPGGDLLKTLANGEEEEEEQTERETEPEPEPEPEPEPEPEPEPEPEVPIDKENPLKCTACGEIFQNHFHLKTHYQSVHLKLHHKCNIDGCNAAFPSKRSRDRHSSNLNLHRKLLSTSDDHGHLPGTCTSSAGGNDPLLDLMGLNVNLNNNKGGFGGCPPVGVVPGNIQAEILARICAGAHAHGLSVPLCIEALQHRFAVSHGHGHGHGHGHGHGQSPTTFGDGGGNANAFMGSGDPRLLLNHGGNPLLFAGLPRLPRFPQLAPHMLAAGAAAAGGLGPFCRRTSSDSNSQHSITPPVSKSSPQSHSHSHSQSHSQSQYLRPRSRSATPDYDMQQQQPAAASTAAEEQEAGPRQSPDRIS from the coding sequence ATGAATATTGGTCAGGAGAAGCATCCGCACttgcatccgcatccgcagcagcagcagcagcaacaacagcagcagcattcacaTCCGCaggcaaaacaacagcagcagcagcagcagcagcaacaacaacatctacAGACCAACAACAGTCGCCTGCAGGACTTAGCGAGTCCACCGCCGCCTGGTtcggccagtgccagtccatCGTCGGGGGCCATCCCCATCGATTATCCGTATCTGCTCGGCTATCGCCTGCCGCTGAACCACGGCCATGAGAGACATCCCACGCACCAcctgcagcaccaccaccaacaccaccaacagcagcagcagcaacagcaacatcatcatcaccatcacctCCACCAGCATCCATCGATTGGCAATCTTCggcgctccagctccagctcccccgtgcccgtgcccgttcCGATGGTGATGACACCCAGTCGCCGCAGttcgccgccactgccgctacCACTGACCTTGCCGCTGCGCCATCCCCTGAACCTCAatcacagccacaaccacaaccacaaccacaatcacaatcacaattCCCATACCAACGCGAATGTGGGGAGCAGTCATCAGTCTATGAGCGCCCACTTCTCGTCGCTGGCCCACGCCCAGCTGCATCTGCAGAGCCAGCTGCACCAGAAGCTCTCGGCGGCCAGCTACTTCCGCAatccctcgccctcgccctcaacggacaacaacaacaccaccaataccaacagcagcagcagcagtcggaaTCCCGCCGCCTGCTCCACGGCCCCAGCCTCGACGGCCGTGTCCCCGCCCGCCACGAGCATGAGCACCGCCCAAATGAATCCGCTGAGCGATCTGCAGAATATGCAGCCCTTCGATTTCCGAAAGATCAGCACCGCCAGCCTGGGGGCCTTCTCCACACCACTGCCGCCCAGCCCCACCGAGTTtgtgcaccaccaccagcagcatttgcagcagcaggcggtgcaGCAGGCCGCCGTTTTGGCCCAGGCACGCCGTCGGATCAGCGAGGCCAGCACTCCGGGGGAGAAGAGTGCCGccgtggcggctgctgctgcagcagcggctgcggcagccgccCAAAGCAATCAGTTTTTCAgcgccatggccatggcggGGCACCCGTTGCCGTATCacctgccgccgcctccaccaccgccgccccCACCGCAGCAGTCGTCGCAGTCCTCGTCGTCCACGCAATCGCAGAGCAATCAGACGTCGGGCGATCGCTCCGAGATGGGTCATGGCCACGGACACAGTCACGGAcatggccacggccacggacacagtcacagtcacagtcacagtcacggCAATCATTCGCCCAGTCACAATCACAGTCACCAGTATCAGCATCCGCATCAacatccgcagcagcatcagcatcagcacccacatccgcatcagcagcattcgcattcgcattcgcaccACCAAAAATCATCCACTGGAGGGGGAGGAGACGAGTCCTCGGGCAAGTCGTCGCGTCACTTGGataaaggcagcaacagctgctcctcctccacagcGTCAGGatcgggctctggctcaggctcgggctcgggcggCTCCGGTGGCTCCGGTGGCTCGGGCTCCCAGCGCATGACCCGCCTGGCTCTGTCCTCCAACCTACGCTCTGGCCGAAAGACGCACTCGcccggcggtggcggtggcggtggtggtggcgggggAGGGGGCGGCAGCAAGCGCCAGTGGGGCTCAATGCCCGCGAATTTGGGGACGCAGTTCATCAATCCGGTGACCGGCAAGAAGCGGGTGCAGTGCAACGTCTGCCTGAAGACCTTCTGCGACAAGGGCGCCCTGAAGATTCACTTCTCGGCGGTGCATCTGCGGGAGATGCACAAGTGCACCGTCGACGGCTGCAGCATGATGTTCAGCTCGCGCAGGTCCCGCAATCGGCACAGCGCCAATCCCAATCCGAAGCTCCATTCGCCGCATCTGCGACGAAAGATCTCGCCGCACGATGGACGCTCCGCCCAGCCGCATCCGCTGCTCCTGCAGGCGCCCAACGGCATTATGGCGGGGCTGGCGCCCTTCGGCAGCTTCCCCCTGCTGACACCGCCCCCCGATCTGCGCCACCATCCGGCAATGGGCGGGGGCTCGGCCATGGATCTGAAGCACGGACAGGAGTATCTGCAGCGGTCGTACATGGAGAACGGGGGCATGCTCGTGGGCGGACGCTTCGATGGGCAGGGGCCCAGGCGCAAGGCGCTGGAGGTGGAGTCccacgaggacgaggacgaggatgatgacgaGATACTCGAGGTGGGCATCCACATgcccgacgacgacgatgacgacgacgatggggACGcagatggcgatggcgatggcgaggacgatgacgacgatcCCGACGGAGATGGCATTTTGGTGGTGGGCGACGAGCTGGACAGCATACCGGACAGGCCCGGCCATGGCCACGATCGGGACTTTATGCtggaccaggagcaggagcaggaccaggacGATGCGAGCGtctccagccacagccactgccacagtcaAACCAAAGAGCAGCCCAGCCCGGGCAAAGCGACGGCAGACGGTCTGGAGGCCATGGACGAGCAGCGCGACGACTCGcccagccatggccatggccagatCTCGGCCAGCAAGCGAAAGCGCAAGAGCCAGAATCCAGTGCGCTGCACGGTCCAGTCGGATGAGAATTCCTGCGAGAACTCCCTCGACTATGACGTGGCCGCCGATCTCTCCATCAAGAAGATTCGACTGGGCGCTGCAGCGGAGGGCGCAGAggtggcaggagcagcgggagcggGTGCGGGCGCCACAGCGGCAGTGGGTGGGGGGGAGGAGCATGCTTCATCAGCCAAAGAAACGGAAATGGGActcagcagctccagctcgagcaGCGAGTCCACCAAGGCCATTCCCTCGCCACCGCTCACGCCCTACACAACGCCGGGGGATGGCAGGCCGCCGCCGGTCAGCATCAAGACGGAGCTGCCGGACGAAACGGAGGCGGAAAAGGATGCGGGCTGCACCACGCTGGATCTCTCACGGGCTTcggctggcactggcactgggattgGGATCATCAAGCAGGAGCCGCTGGATGAGCTGGCCCTGGGCTATGATAACGATGAGAATCGCTATTTGCGCATCAAGCAGGAGCTACTCGGCACCGACGAGATTCAGGACTGTACCGGCAGGAtccacaacaataacaacaacaacacaccaCCTGGTGGGGATTTGCTCAAGACGCTGGCCAatggcgaggaggaggaggaggagcagacagAGCGCGAGACGGAACCAGAGCCCGAACCGGAACCCGAACcggagcccgagcccgagcccgaaccagagccagaggtgCCCATTGACAAGGAGAATCCACTGAAGTGCACCGCGTGTGGGGAGATCTTTCAGAATCACTTCCACCTGAAGACACACTACCAGAGCGTTCACCTGAAGCTCCACCACAAGTGCAACATCGATGGCTGCAATGCGGCATTCCCCTCGAAGCGCAGCCGCGATCGCCACAGCTCCAACCTCAATCTGCACCGGAAGCTGCTCTCGACAAGCGATGATCACGGCCACCTGCCCGGCACCTGCACCAGCAGCGCTGGCGGCAACGATCCCCTGCTGGATCTCATGGGCCTCAATGTGAatctcaacaacaacaagggcGGCTTCGGCGGCTGCCCGCCCGTGGGCGTGGTGCCCGGCAACATCCAGGCGGAGATCCTGGCACGCATCTGCGCGggtgcccatgcccatgggcTGAGCGTGCCCCTCTGCATTGAGGCACTGCAGCATCGCTTCGCGGTGAGTCATGGTCACGGCcatggccacggccacggccacggccatggGCAGTCGCCGACGACATTCGGGGATGGCggtggcaatgccaatgccttCATGGGTAGCGGCGAtccgcggctgctgctcaatcATGGCGGTAATCCGCTGCTGTTCGCCGGCTTGCCGCGACTGCCACGCTTCCCCCAGCTGGCGCCGCACATGCTGGccgcaggtgctgctgctgccggcggaCTGGGTCCATTCTGCAGACGCACCTCCTCCGACTCGAATTCGCAGCACTCGATCACGCCGCCCGTGTCGAAGAGCTCGCCTcagtcccactcccactcccactcccagtcccaCTCACAGTCCCAGTATTTGCGGCCACGGTCCCGCTCGGCAACGCCGGACTATGatatgcaacagcagcagcctgcgGCGGCATCAACTgcagcggaggagcaggaggcgggCCCAAGGCAGAGTCCCGATCGCATATCATGA